AGGCAGACCAGCACCACTGCTCTTTCTCATGCTAATGGAACAGATGCCAATAGCGCGGAGAGCACCACTTGGTGGTGGAGTTCAGAACTGCAGGTGCAGTGGCCTACCTTTCACATCTCTGTGGAGAGGGCTGGAAACCACTCAGGGACTTTTCAGGCAAGGCAAACAAGAGACCCAGACTGTCAGACAAGTTGATTTATTGTGCTGCAGAATGATTCTCATAcatctcttctgtctctcaccaGGTTGGGATTTCCACTAATGAACATTTTCAGGCTTGCTCCAGCGGCCTCGACACTGCTCTCTTCCTGGAAGTCAGCTACGTGGAGCACAACCAGATCGGGCGAAACACCATCGACAAGGTCCGAACCCGCACACGACACACAATCAGACCCCTCCGTTTCCAGAGCATCGAGCTGTCCTGTGCTTTCCTGTTCACAGAAAGAGACTTCATACGAGTGGCTCTGCGGTCACCTCATACAGCACAGGAAGTCAAGAGCTCTGGTCCTCTCTACCTGTCACGTATCTTCTCCTATAAACTGCTCGTGGGAAACGCCAACACTTACCAGAGTGGCTGTGAAGGGACTATGACTGTTAAACTGATAACCCCACCGTGTGCTCACATCAATGGGAAAGTATTGCTGTATAAGGATGCAGGTGTTGGAGGAGGGGTTGCTGTTGGTGGAACAGCACTGATGGGGTTTAGTCCAGAGGagccctcctctcctccgttGGCCTTTAACTGGCTGACTCAGGgagagaatgagacagaatTCAACTGCTCTGTGTTTTACCCGGGAAGGAATAAGTACTGCTTTCGCTTTGTTTTCAACTTCAGTCGCTCCCCAAGTCCAGCACAGACCTGTTTGGTGGTTCACAAGACTGCAGGTGAGATTTGACAGATCGACACGTTCACACTTGGCAGCTGCCAAGAATACATGTACACCCTGCTCCTACTTGTTATTCAGCAGTATCACTGGAGCAGGTTTGCAGTGATTTGCTGAAGAAAACCTGAATTttgagggagggaaagagttGCATTGCTTTAGTCATCCAGATCTTCCAAGATTGATCAAATCTAGTGGCAGATAAAACCCTCTTACTAGTTGAGGAATGACCTCATTATAGAGAAGGCTAGTAAAGGACTAGTAAAGGTACAGCTGTTAAAACAAGAGCACAGAGTCATTGTTATAGATTTTAGAAATGCACAAGGTGATGGCTTCATAAGATCCACAGATCTATGTccaaatcatttttattgtcCCAAAATAATGTCAGTTTTGCATAAACCTCTAATAGTGAATTTCTTTCTGGCTTCCAATAATACAGATAAGGACACACAGGCTTGTAAATGACAGCATTTATCAACACTTTTTTTGATCACATGTTCTCTGCAGAGTCATGGGGGCCCTGGCAGCCATGGAGTGCGTGCAGTGTGAGCTGTGGAGAGGGAGTAAGGGAGCGAGCGCGTGAGTGTTTGCTGCCCTCAAGTGTGGGAGGGATGCAGTGCACTGGCATGGTGAAGGAACAGTCCCTCTGCTCACTGGAGGACTGTGTTGGTCAGTCATTTCACCGctcatctcttttttcttattcCCTATCATTGTCCCTTGGTTTTCTGTAGAATTTCACTCATGTCCTCATCTTTTctagacaagaaaaagaaagaacaaaaatccTAAATCCACTGTGGAACATGCATACTTCACATATTTACATAATTGTCTCCCTTTCCTCCCTAGTGTTGCCCGCTCcttctccatccctcccctctACACCTGTTGACGTTGCACCCCTAGGTGGCAACATGGTCGTGGTGGCTGGTATCTCCCTTTGCCTGACTGTGATTCTGGCTACCGTTGTGGTGGCTGTGTGGAGAAAGCTCTGCCGGACCCCTCAGTGCAGCTCTGTCCGCAGAGGCTCCATGCATTCCCCTGGGGGACGCAAGCTCTCCGATGAGGCCTCCATTTGTGGACACAGCCTTCAAAGACCCAGCCTGTCCGACGGCCATGGTCCACCAGGGAACATGGGTGTGGGTGTAGCCCAGAAAGACAGGCCTTCCCTGGGCAATCAGCCTCTCCCACAGACCCTGGTTTTACCCCTCTCACAGGACCCAGAAAGGCTGTCTCCCACAGGTCAGAAGATGTTACCACCAATATTTGGGTATGTTTACAatattatttacttttattacaCATGTAACTTGTTACTGTCAAACTTATTCTGTCACTCCTCAGtctcagaaaataaattatCATTAACTCCCCAGTTACCGAttggctcagcagcagctgaaagaaatgaagaagaaagGGTTAAAGGAGGCCACACAGCTGTATCATGTCTCTTCAAGCCCAGTCCATGACACCTTGGTGGAGACATCTGCTTCACCCACCAACTCCCCGATTCCTACACCAACCAGTTTCGCTCATTCCGTCCTCCCTTTGGGCCTCCACGATGATGCCAACCACAACCATTTTCGTATTGCAGCTCCCTTCTCTGAGACACCATCGCAGACTTCGAGGGCCACGCCGGATAGACTAAGTCCCAGAGTGGAGCTGGTCTTAGGTCCTCCTGTCTCTACAAGTGGGGGCAGCTCAAAATGGCGTGACCGCACTGCCGACTGGGTCGAGATGGTAGAGAGGAGCGGGTTAGCAGGTCtcaggggaggaggagatgcaGGAATGGGAAACTCTAATCACAAGAACCCAAATTTCCGCCGGACATCCAGTTTCAATGACACCAAACCCCAACCTCCATCCTCTGCACAGTCCAGACACTTCAGAGAACGGAGCATGACCCAGGTCACCTGTCCAGCTTTAATTATGTTTATCTTTATATTGTAGGTCAGATTTGTGTCGGCCTATTGaagacatttttcaaatttaacAAGGATTATACGTTGTCCTTTTCAGGTGGGATCTCGGACCCTTCCTGAAGGAAGTTGTTGGACCAAAGGAGGATGGGAGAGGCACCCATACCGCTCTTACCCCATTCCAGAGCATGGGGCCTCAGACTGGGCTAAATCCAGACCCCAGAGAAATGACCAGAGGAAGCCCTGGATAGAGACAGCCGTTCCCTCTCACAACAGTGAAGTCAAACATATAGGAACCAGCACAAACAGTATTTCAGCATCAGAGAAACAGAATAAAGTAGACCTCATTGGTACTGGGGAAAGGCAAAGGTGTGGTGAGTCTGGAGGTAGAGCTAGAGAAGGGATATCAGGTATTGGGGGTCCAGCCACAGGGTCTGCTGGTTCTACTGCAGTGAACCAGCTGAGTGTGGATAGGGCAGAGCGGGCTGAGCAGAACTGGAACCGTCGTGGGCCGTCGCCTATCCAGAGGAACATCCTGGCCCGGAAATTGAAGGAGGCTCAGTCATCCTCTGGGGTCAAGGGGCGGCAGCGAAGCTCCACCTTTAGTGCATCATCCTCTGAGCAGAGGAAAGATCGCTGCCGCTCTCTGCCAATGTCTGGAGACTACAGCAACGGCGGCAGCTCACCCTACAGGCTGAGTGAGGCAGAACAGAGGATGCTGGACCTTGATCTGTCCTCATCATAAGTAGGGGAGGAGCAGTAGATCACACAGGTTTGTACCACTACACCTGGGTGGAATTCCCATTGCCATTTACATGAATTCCTAACCCAAAACCTTTCTACTATCTGTGATATAGCCTTAtataacacagacacatatcAGTGGAGATTGTATCGTATATTAAAGAGATGTAGGGACTTTGCTTATCTTTGAGAAGGAGAGCAGAAGTAAGAtatttaagtttattttatttcaggaaATGTTCTCctatttcatcttttttgtcttttcatcttGCTTTAATATTTCAATTTTTGATTGGCATTATAGTTGAACATATTTTTGTCTTGCACAGATAATGACTGTTCAGAATTTCTCTCTTGTCAAGACACTTTTGGAATAAGGTTTTTTGTATATCAACTACTGGTACAGTATTTAGCATAATAAGTCAAATTACCTTCTATCTGTATGCACTGTTCAACACGAGCTCCATCTATGAGTATTCAAAACAGTAGAGAAGACTGGTTAGTGTTATTGTTCTGCTGAATGTGCTGTTTTTATCATGCTGTGAAGTCATGCTGTGCTCTCACTATGATATTGTTTACTGTTTAGGGACATTTTGAATGTTTGATCTAAAGgatgtcaaactttttttcatgtgttttctgcAAAGTGCACAAGTTAGAGCAACAGCATCCGGTGTATGAGGACAGTCAGATATGAACATCAGCAAGGCAGCGCGGCTGatatgctgtttgttttattgtttgagtAATATCATACACTTTATAGAAAAGAAATGCTTACTGGGAAACAGAAGAGATTGTACTATCAACATCTGATAATAGTTTCAAGTAATGAAGCAAAGGGAGAAGTTAAAATATATAGAATTCATCAGTCTTTGCCCATATTTTTGTAACTTCATTCTGTATCACACAAGACTGGGATTGTGAAGcttgatgtttttaaatttcccCTGCTCCGCTGCCCACAACGTCCAAGAAAACCAGAGGCCGCACCTTCATGGTGGTGTGTCTGAGGGAGTACCAAAGGCCTTTCCAGGTCCCCCAGACCACACCGTTGTCATACTGGCCCTTGTAGTTCCCTTTGCGGTAGAACTTCCCATTTAGGTTGGCTGAGTGACATCTGTAGATTGAAGGTCGGTACACAGTGTCACAGgtgtaatgttttctttaagACAAATTGAAGTGATTCAACCTTTATcgattttaaagctttaaaaagtaaacaacagcaattttttacaataaaaaaaagagctgtgTTCTTAGCTTCACCAGTATGGTTCTTTCCATGATTCAGTTGGTAAAATAAAACCCAGTACAGAAATTCAAACAATAAACATCAAGTGGTAATGCTTGTGCAACAATCAGAGAGAAGTGGATAGAAGTAGATAGAACTGGTGATGCCCACTTGGCTTAATTTGAAAGATCTCACCTGTTGAACCACCATCCTGCCATATTCTCCTGGGCACAGCTGCCATGAAGGTAACGGTCATTGTCCTGCCAATCACCATCATCAGACGTTATCGCCGTGGTCATCTCCACATTATCAATAATCTTATAGCTATTAACACCCATTAAAATATCATTTTTGATCAGTAAAAAGGGATGGATGACTAACCTGATCCCTAGTACTGAACTGCATGCCACTGAGGCCAGCAGACCACTGCTCCACCATCCCCCCACCACCGGCCAGAGCATCTCCAGCTTGGCCACTGTAAAGTCCGTACTGTAGACGATACTTATCCTGGAATGGACATTAGAGCAAGTGATGTTTGCTGGGAATTACAGTTACATCTGAGAGCAAGGAACAGAACTGTACAATTGTTTTTCTTACAGCCTCATCCGTGATCCTGAAGTTTTCATAAAATGCATaactcctctgtccctcccagTCCATTAGATCTATCTTCACCAGGTTCCTACCTTTAGaacaaagaaaatcagagaaTTATAAGTAGCCAATCAGGCAGAAGACAAGACTGTTTCAAAAATATGAAAGTACATGTGAAACAGGAACTTATTTTGCATTCtatttgggttttattttttatttctttttgtagATTTTAATAATTGCTGACCTTCTGAGAGCAGAGAATAAATGTGCTCATTCCCCAACCAAAACTCATCATTCCACAGCTTAAAGTCACCAAAGCCGTCTCTGTAGTCGACCCAGTCTCTAAAATGAGAATTAGGCAGATGTTTTATATCTAATGAAACAGCTGTGAAAGCTCTTTCAACGCCTACATTGTAATCTGATGCTTGGCTTTGCAAGGATTTGGGGACTTAATAATTTtcccacatactgtacatgggATACTTTCTCTGCTTAAATACCGGTTAAAGTTAACTCTTCCATGTCGGCGTCTCTGAAACACTGTCCATCCTCCTCCATCGTCCATGTCACAGTAGACCAAAAATGGCTCCTGGTGTAATTTGGGTCTGATGCGGTAGAAACCACTTGGTGGTCTCAGTCTGTCAAACAGCTCAGAACAATCTAGGAGGACAGCATTGAAAAAGCCTTAAAGATTGCTGTGCTGCACTTCATGTTACATAATTAAGTAATTAAAAACTACATAACTAtgattttacttaaaaatacCCAAAGAGTGGGATGACGTGAGCTTTTCTCACCTTTGTCATGGACAATCAAACTGCCTGCTGGTGGAGGTGGTTTCACCAGTGTGTGGTTTACACCAGAGGGCATGTCAGTTTCAGGTTTAGTATCAGACACAGCAGGCTGAAACGGACGGAAATATTTGTGCATCCTCAAGTGCTCAACCTGCCAAGTTCCAATCAAGAGTTTGTTCTCCAGTTTCTTTATGCTGTGCTTGAGAGCCGCAACCTCTGGCCCGCACGAGACTGTCACCTTAAATGAGCAAAACCAGTTTCAGGTTATACATGACATTTCTAGGCTTGTTTTTAATATACTGGTATCCAGAGATGAGACAGCAAAAGTATAACTCTGCCCCTGCAGGGATCTATGaaactatgtttatttatgcCTTTCTAGGAGTGACAGTTCTTTAACAGTCCAGCCTGTAATTAACACTTTTTGAAAAATAGATTCTCAGTTTTCATAGTCAACATAAAAATGAAGAGTAACATATCCTGAAGCCCTGAAAAAGTAGCATCATTTACTTACTGACAACTGGGTGGGAGAGGCCAAGGAGCACACCAGAGCCAACAACAGCAACGCTGGCATGACTTTTAGGAAGACGTTACCTGCTGCTATATCAGtctgaaataataaattaaatactgaaaaataaaccGAAACTGGTCTAGGAACTACAGATTTTAAACACTTGAAAAATCTCTGCATCACAAGCCTACCTTCATTTCACAACGCTTCCCCTTGTTTTCTCCAGGTTCAGTGTTCTTTTCCTCTAGAATATTGTCAGTATTATTTATAGGCTGGGCCAGTTCTGCATGGTCCACATTAGGGGATCCAGACTTGACCAACCTTGCCAAACACTGAACTCAAGCCAGTCTGCCCTTTTCCTCCTCTATCAAGAATTTTAGTGTTCAGAAAGTGTAGCTGATCCCAGAACTGCACATGGCCTCACGGACAGAACGTGCTAAGAGGACTTCATACCTTACATACCAGAAGTGctgtcaatattttttttcctttcctttttttaatatcttattGTTTTGAACTAAATAAAGAACTAAAATGAATCTAAACTAAATCTATTTTATTTCAAgcactgttttctgttgtgctgtAGTTAGTCGCCGTTTCAAAAACTAGAATCAGTTTCATCCCTATATAAAGAGGAGAGCAGGGTcaacagaacaaaagaacatgTGGGTGAACAATCCTGTAAAATGCAACCATGTGAACATTAAGAGACACAACACTGTGAACTATTGAAAACTCATAATTTGTTGACAACGGGGCTGAATTGGGGCTGATTATCAGATTTAGGTTCTAAAATACACAACAAgcagcacttttattttttaccagtCACAAGTTTCCTGAGCCtaaaaatatcttaaaattGCTTCTCTTATCTAACTTAAAGCTACCCAAAGGTAGTCAATCCAGAGTGAAAGCAGCAAATTCCCTTTAAAAGTGTGGTGTAGAAGGGCTCCCTCCTGTGTTACTTCTTGGCTATTGCACTATTTGCGATTAAAAAACTGCTGTataactttatatttttaatgacatATTGACCATTTTTATTGTGTCCATGCTATGTTTTTCTATAttgtgtaattttttaaaaataacttggCTGGTTttaagctgttttctttttcttttctatttataTGTAGGCTTATAGAtcttgtgtgcatttgtgttttaagcacactgaaaacagaaacaatacacTTTACTGCTGGTGTTATATAGgatatatgtatacatacagTTAACAATTTCAATTTT
This genomic stretch from Toxotes jaculatrix isolate fToxJac2 chromosome 12, fToxJac2.pri, whole genome shotgun sequence harbors:
- the fgl1b gene encoding fibrinogen like 1B isoform X1; protein product: MQRFFKCLKSVVPRPVSVYFSVFNLLFQTDIAAGNVFLKVMPALLLLALVCSLASPTQLSVTVSCGPEVAALKHSIKKLENKLLIGTWQVEHLRMHKYFRPFQPAVSDTKPETDMPSGVNHTLVKPPPPAGSLIVHDKDCSELFDRLRPPSGFYRIRPKLHQEPFLVYCDMDDGGGWTVFQRRRHGRVNFNRDWVDYRDGFGDFKLWNDEFWLGNEHIYSLLSEGRNLVKIDLMDWEGQRSYAFYENFRITDEADKYRLQYGLYSGQAGDALAGGGGMVEQWSAGLSGMQFSTRDQDNDRYLHGSCAQENMAGWWFNRCHSANLNGKFYRKGNYKGQYDNGVVWGTWKGLWYSLRHTTMKVRPLVFLDVVGSGAGEI
- the fgl1b gene encoding fibrinogen like 1B isoform X2, whose product is MKTDIAAGNVFLKVMPALLLLALVCSLASPTQLSVTVSCGPEVAALKHSIKKLENKLLIGTWQVEHLRMHKYFRPFQPAVSDTKPETDMPSGVNHTLVKPPPPAGSLIVHDKDCSELFDRLRPPSGFYRIRPKLHQEPFLVYCDMDDGGGWTVFQRRRHGRVNFNRDWVDYRDGFGDFKLWNDEFWLGNEHIYSLLSEGRNLVKIDLMDWEGQRSYAFYENFRITDEADKYRLQYGLYSGQAGDALAGGGGMVEQWSAGLSGMQFSTRDQDNDRYLHGSCAQENMAGWWFNRCHSANLNGKFYRKGNYKGQYDNGVVWGTWKGLWYSLRHTTMKVRPLVFLDVVGSGAGEI
- the LOC121191156 gene encoding thrombospondin type-1 domain-containing protein 1; this encodes MPQAVSLLPFLLVLMGYAFAGLNIWPSFHVALSNASVFVEFSTKSNISTIRNTSLSLVNTENNTTLLTRTLPNNQSAGRVEFDCSCFLYAGTFRFLLRQTSTTALSHANGTDANSAESTTWWWSSELQVQWPTFHISVERAGNHSGTFQVGISTNEHFQACSSGLDTALFLEVSYVEHNQIGRNTIDKVRTRTRHTIRPLRFQSIELSCAFLFTERDFIRVALRSPHTAQEVKSSGPLYLSRIFSYKLLVGNANTYQSGCEGTMTVKLITPPCAHINGKVLLYKDAGVGGGVAVGGTALMGFSPEEPSSPPLAFNWLTQGENETEFNCSVFYPGRNKYCFRFVFNFSRSPSPAQTCLVVHKTAESWGPWQPWSACSVSCGEGVRERARECLLPSSVGGMQCTGMVKEQSLCSLEDCVVLPAPSPSLPSTPVDVAPLGGNMVVVAGISLCLTVILATVVVAVWRKLCRTPQCSSVRRGSMHSPGGRKLSDEASICGHSLQRPSLSDGHGPPGNMGVGVAQKDRPSLGNQPLPQTLVLPLSQDPERLSPTGQKMLPPIFGYRLAQQQLKEMKKKGLKEATQLYHVSSSPVHDTLVETSASPTNSPIPTPTSFAHSVLPLGLHDDANHNHFRIAAPFSETPSQTSRATPDRLSPRVELVLGPPVSTSGGSSKWRDRTADWVEMVERSGLAGLRGGGDAGMGNSNHKNPNFRRTSSFNDTKPQPPSSAQSRHFRERSMTQVGSRTLPEGSCWTKGGWERHPYRSYPIPEHGASDWAKSRPQRNDQRKPWIETAVPSHNSEVKHIGTSTNSISASEKQNKVDLIGTGERQRCGESGGRAREGISGIGGPATGSAGSTAVNQLSVDRAERAEQNWNRRGPSPIQRNILARKLKEAQSSSGVKGRQRSSTFSASSSEQRKDRCRSLPMSGDYSNGGSSPYRLSEAEQRMLDLDLSSS